A single Blastocatellia bacterium DNA region contains:
- a CDS encoding DUF4159 domain-containing protein, translated as MFNKQCLVSIVLVSLALAVPGLSQAPPAEPDLSARFTFARIKFGGPALSRFEAFGQGPPWSHDYPRGGRHLMKILTELTTLEANPDEIILTLDDPELFKYPFAYICEVGFMQLSDAELQGLREYLLRGGFLLVDDFRGEWALENLHQHLQRALPEFQLEELEIEHPAFHCFFDIATLDVEPPYGGGIPKFYGLSDQHGRLMMIVNYNNDISEYWEWSDDPFLPIEQTNEAYKFGVNYALYALTH; from the coding sequence ATGTTCAACAAACAATGTCTCGTCAGCATCGTGCTTGTGAGTCTGGCATTGGCTGTTCCCGGACTGAGCCAAGCGCCGCCGGCCGAGCCTGACCTCTCTGCCCGCTTCACGTTTGCCCGCATTAAATTCGGCGGGCCAGCGCTGAGCCGGTTTGAAGCCTTCGGGCAAGGACCGCCCTGGTCGCACGATTACCCGCGCGGCGGACGACATCTGATGAAAATTTTGACCGAACTGACCACGTTGGAGGCCAACCCAGACGAAATCATTCTCACACTCGATGATCCTGAATTGTTCAAGTATCCGTTCGCCTATATTTGTGAAGTCGGATTCATGCAACTGAGCGACGCGGAGCTACAGGGTCTGCGAGAATATCTGCTGCGGGGTGGTTTTCTGCTGGTTGATGATTTTCGCGGCGAGTGGGCGCTGGAGAATTTGCATCAGCATCTACAACGCGCCTTGCCCGAATTTCAATTGGAGGAGTTGGAGATCGAGCATCCAGCGTTCCATTGCTTTTTCGACATTGCAACGCTCGACGTTGAACCGCCTTATGGCGGCGGGATTCCCAAGTTCTACGGCCTCTCCGACCAACACGGACGGCTCATGATGATTGTCAATTACAATAACGACATCAGCGAGTACTGGGAATGGTCGGATGATCCGTTCTTGCCGATTGAGCAAACCAATGAAGCATACAAATTCGGCGTCAACTACGCGCTGTACGCATTGACGCACTAA